The segment AGTTAAGGCAGAAAATCCTAACCTTGAACATAAAGCTGCTTTTAAGCTCGTCGCTGAACGGTGGAAGAATAGTCCCGATAACCCAAAggtatatctttttttctgCGTTTATTTTGCTCTCCCTAAATGTTTCGTCATCTAGAGATGACGtcaactttaaaaattaacacGTATTTACCtaaaaacttttcttttttaaatattttttaatttttaatagaaccAAGCAAGCTAAATGTCACGTGATCTATAAATAATCTGtatacgaaaaatttttattcttcgtTCGTCTTAACTTTCtgaaatatacaatattagcgaataatatttacaaattatttgaCCTAATTGATCTAAtctattcatttcatttttttttcttttctttatatacttttttttatataaaaaaattatccccCATAATTTTcgtataaatttttgttaactACCTCACACCACCAAAAAgattaatttctttgaaaattttttctcttctGATATGGTGTttgtgtaaataaaaaaaatattctttacatttttaaacaaaaagattttattaagtgAGCGATATTTGtgctaatttaaaattttaataaggtTTTGTTTTGTAGCCAATTTTtgttcttatataaaaattaatatacttgCATAATAACacgaaaaaaaagaggaatCTAGATATTGAATTTCCAAAAACAATCATAAtacatttagtaatttaacgtaactaatttactaatttgaCGTCAATTTAACACAAAAAGCGactaaaaatactaaaaatggcAAAATGGCACCCGCGTAATTTCGTTTAAATAGCACGAACTTCATTTGTTAAATTGGATTCTCGTTTTATCTGATTTATTATTTGGCTGGAATTAAGTCCTTAAAAATTTGTAGGATTAAATTTTGCCcaaaatagaataattatttagcgtcaaaaaaatttttttttccttgacATTATGGCTCGTCCTACAGAGGAACGCAATCAAGACGCTACGGTTTATATTGGTAACCTTGATGAACGTTGTACTGAAGCTCTGATTTGGGAGTTAATGCTTCAGGCAGGGCCCGTTGGTAATTTTCACACTCTCCGctcatttttattgttatcagTTCAGCATTACTAATCAGAAAATATGTTTTGACTTCAAGTCAATGTTCACTTACCAAAAGATCGCGTAACTCAAACACATCAAGGTTATGGGTTTTGTGAATATATGAGTGAAGATGACGCAGATTAtgctattaaaataatgaatcaaaTCAAACTGTATGGGAAGCCTATTCGTGTCAATAAAGTAGGCGTAAACATTTTTGGcttgtttttattgtttgcTGTGTAGCATTGACGCTTCGTCGTATTATTATTAGGCAACTTCGgacaaaaagaatttggacGTAGGCGCTTCATTATTTATAGGAAATTTGGATCCTGATgttgatgaaaaaatgttgtacGATACGTTCAGCGCTTTTGGTGTTATCGTACAGACTCCCAAGGTATTGATATAGACTAATTATCGAATATCGAAttcattttacatatttaatttaattaagtcgaaatatttaatttagattgcAAGAGATCCCGATACTGGTAATAGTAAAGGGTATGGGTTTATTTCATATGACAATTTCGATTCTTCAGATGCGGCAATTGATGCAATGAACGGGCAATATCTGATGAACAAACCAATTACTGTATCATACGCGTTCAAAAAGGATGGTAAAGGCGAAAGACATGGAAGTGCTGCAGGTTCGTATTTTCTTCCGAATCGAATATATTACTTTCAATGGgtgaccatttttttttttatttgcataccCTAGAACGGTTATTGGCAGCCCAAGCGAAGAAAAATCAAAGTCTGCCGAACCGTTTGTTTGCAGATGTTCGTCCACCTACTGTTCCACCTCCAATGATAGGAGTTCGCGCACAGATACCAGCTTCGCCACAACAAATAAATACTGGAATGTCTCGTCCTGGCATACCACCTTCAATCGTTTCTCCAACAAACGTGTACGGAGGATATCATGCGCCAGGGACAAACACACAAACAACAACACAACCACCGCCTAGACCATCTATGATGAACGGAGCGTCAGGTGCACCATCACAACAATACTTcatatttagtataaatatatttgtaatatgtcttaaaaaattttttttttttatcgttagTTCGCCCACCGCCGCCACCTACATTTGGGACTTCGGCTCCTAATCCTAATCGGCCGTCTTTTCCGCCACCACTGCGTCCTTCAGGTCCTTACGGTCAATACCAAGGCTCCACTCCATCCGGACAAGCTCCAAATTCACAAGGGTATAATGAATATAGTACGGGATAATCGtgatgaaattatcaatttttatttatcaatttttttttatttttctgtataggtaaaaaattcacatgtgaaataaaatttctgaatAAACGATGCGagtatttttatgtttatcaaGAAAACGGGTAAGGACactatgtatataaatatttacattacaATGCTATATATCCCTTAATCATACATTTTCACTTTATGcgatttatttgaataatttgaatataaattttttttgcgtGTCATagaatattcaataaattacaataaataaattcgaaTCAATGTCAACCTATATTAGACTATATTtggtattaattaattaaaattaccagATTGCAATATAAGTATGATAGATATTCTAGGTAGAAACAACTTGATTTTTAACGAATTCTACAGATTTTTTGACGTGGCCTTCAAAATCCATCATAGAATTAAAAACGTCGCGAACGATACCATCTTTATCAATCAGAAAAGTAGCTCTTCCGGGTAAAAAACCTAAAGTCTTCGGGACCTAAATTAGAGAAATAAGATTATCAAATTAAAGTACAAATTTAAGTagtgaaataaatatacaaaatacatCGTAGAGCTTTCTTGCTTCGCTGTTTGGATCGGATAATAATGGGAATTGAAGGTGTTGAGTATCATAGAATCTTTTATGCTTGTCAACAGGATCCGAAGAGATACCAACTACGGTAGCGCCAGCGTCGGAAAATACTGAATATGAGTCACGAAAACTACAAACctataatttaagaaatttacttAGACGAGAAATATGGAGACATTTGAAACGGTATTGTAATGTTTTAAAGAAAACGCGACATTAAGCTGTAATTTTACCTCTTTGGTGCAGCCATAAGTTTCGTCTTTAGGATAAAAGAATATAACTGATGGTTTACCATTACCAATAAAAGACTTTAATTCAACCGATTCGCCTTCTTGATTTTGAAGAACAAGGTTAGAAGGAGCAGGTTGATCCATTAAACTATGTTTAGTCATTTTATACGAGTAAGTAAATAACGATTTCTTTTGTAAAGTTATGTTTGTATTCGAAAAATTtcgtttatatttatatattagtgTTTTGTCGTGTATGAGTAATCTTTTTTCGCACgagttaattaaatttattataataacgtCACAAAAAGATTTTCGAAACATTGTTCTGattgaaatttaattgatttccttatttatactattggtttatacaatattcacgtttcaattataatttgcTAATCTTTTTCTGATGATTCACTAAgtacaaatttaaaagaaaaacaattagTAAGAATATTTCGAAAGtatatacataattaataaacatgCATTTATTTACTCATGAATTCTAATAAAGCCCGGTGAGAATCTTCAGataatattctaatatatagcaaataaaaagtaaatctTAATAAGAAAAACAAGTATTTAGTGattagtaattaaattaccttaataataatagatcaTTTTCacgtttattaattttatgtaaatattctcTTTCATCTTTACGtattaattcttttgattttattatggCTTCAAAAGAAAACTTTGTTACTCGTGTTGCTTCTTTTAATGTTTCTTGAATCAATTGATCTTCCGGTATTAAACGgctaatttaattaagaaCATAAAttcgtttttattattttatagtttactactataattatttaaatttacctgATGAATCCTATTTTAACTAATTCTGGTGCTGTGTATGTCTTATTCATTAACTAAAAAATCAAGCAAGATAAATTTACTTTCTAAAACGGAAAATTCTCCAATATTTAACATACCAACAATTCGCTAGCAATTGATTGTCccaaatatcttaaaattatttaaattattcattaaaaaatatatataagcaaattattttttatgtacaTAATATGTATGACTTACTTCGGGAATAAATATGAAGAACATCCTTCGGCACAgaatgctaataaaaaaatatgcaaataattataaaaaaatatactgtaagtttagtatttaatgtatttaatcttttaatatttttaatatttacccCATTGCATAAATGGAGTTTGAAAAGTTGCTTCTGGTATCGAATATACTACATCACAATGGGGTAAAAATGTAACTCCAAATCCAAATGCTTTTCCTAtacgaaaataaataatattataaaatacttaaaaacaAGTAAGGTACAGTATTTCATATAGTAACTTTACCATTAACAGCTGCTATCAACAATTTAGGAAAATCTATTAATAAGTCGAccaattttctatatataatgtcaattatttattatttgattttatattttcttttccttagCTTTGAATCCACATACttaaatagattattattagCTTCTGCCGTTCTTTTCAGTTCTTCCATATCGCTAGGTACATTAGGTAGTTCCAATCcactgcaaaaaaaatttccttttccTGTTACAATGACGATTTTAACTTGTTCTTCTTCATTTGCCCACTTAATCGAGCTAATCCAATCctgcaattaataataaataaataaataattaatttaactttattttatcagAATGGTCATTACTTGTAAGAGTTCGTAATTCAACGCGTTTGCGCGTTTAGGTCTATTCAAGGTTAAAATAGCTATTCCGTCTGGATTAACTTCTATTTCAAACGTTTTAAGTATTGGTACTGGTTTTCTCATATTCTAATTCAGGCTCAAGGAAGCtcagaatttaaattatgatttcgTAAAGATTATCCTTATCACCGATACAACTGATCatagattatcaaaatttttttaactgtaAGTCTTTAATGATGTACAGACAAAATGTTTGCATTGAGACAATTTCGTTTACCATTATGTTCAATTCGAGGTTTAATTTTAGCACGAGATAAGAATGCATTGCGACTTTTACAAGTACAAACCCGATACaaagtatataatattaacaaataaatgtgCTCTGTAAAATTAGTGACTAAAATTTTCCTCTTATTCGAATTAGTCAAATGGATCACTTAAAAAGCAAAAAGTGCCCGATTTAGAACAGACCGCGAGCGTacgtttaatattttatcaccATCATTTCCGTTCTTGATTTCAGTCAATAACTTTTATCAACGTTACATAGCAATATTTCGAATATCGTTCAAAGATAATTGATGATCTTCGCCATACAAAAGATCCAAATCCATACCCACATAAATTCAGTGTAGATATCACTATTTCacaatttattcaaaaaaattcgcATATAAAAGCAGGACAAGTAAATACTGAAGAAACTGTAAGAATAGCTGGTCGTATCCATAATCAAAGGTCTCACGGCGAATTAATTTTCTATGATTTACACGGTGATGGAaccaaaatacaaattaatgcTCAGGCGCAGTAAATGTTATTAccagttaataaaatatttttgctacAATCCTTTGATTTAtgaatgtaatataaattaaataacgtattttttttttttagatattcgGAACGTGATTTCGCAAAAGTTCATGAACACATCCGAAGGGGTGATATAGTTGGAGTTATAGGATTTCCTGGAAGAACAAAATTAGGCGAATTATCAATATATTCGAAAGACATTATATTGTTATCACCATGTTTACACCAATTACCAACCTCACATCAAGGATTTAAAGATAATGAAATGCGATATCGACGAAGATATCTTGATTTGATGATGAATAATGAAATACgagaaaaattcttaattaaatcaaaaattattaattatcttcgGCGATATTTGGATGACCAAGGGTTTTTGGAAGTAGAGACACCGATGATGAATTTTATTGCGAGTGGAGCATCAGCTAAACCATTTGTAACCCATCATAGTCATCTTAAAcgtgatttatatttaagaattgcaccggaattatttttaaaacaattggTCATAGGCGGATTAGAAAAAGTTTATGAAATTGGAAGACAATTTCGGAATGAATCGATCGATACTAATCATAATCCTGAATTTACTACAGCAGAATTTTATTTGGCTTATGCTGACATGTTTGATTTAATGCAAATTACTGAAGATTTATTGGGAAATTTggtttatgattttaaaaaaaaatatgttatagATTATGTTATGGATgacaaaaaaatgcaaattgaTTTTAAACCACCATTTAAAAGAATTGATATCATAGaaactttgaaaaataagttaaatgtGAAATTCCCTGATGCGGATCAATTACATACTGAAGATACAAATAAATTCTTATGTGATTTATGTGAAAAACATAAAGTTGCTTGTAGTCCACCAAAAACAAATGCTAGGATGTTTGATAAGGTAGTAAATTTGTTTCTTGAGTAATATATCCCATAGATTTATTAACTTATcatttacattaaatatagttgattcaaaaattcatTGAATCAGATTGTATATCACCAACATTTATAACAGGTCATCCACAAATTTTATCACCATTAGCAAAATCACATCGTGAAATTTCTGGATTATGCGAAAGATTCGAGTTAATTGTCGGTactaatgaaattattaatgcaTATACTGAATTAAATGATCCTTTCGAACAACGGAAAAGATTTGAAGAGCAAAGTCATCAAAAAGACTTAGGTGATGAAGAAGCTCAAATTGATGATGGTGTATTTTGTACAAGTTTAGAATATGGTTTACCTCCCACgtaagtttaaatattttaaatattcttaatattatttaatattgtaagCATCTgactaaaatttattttatagagcTGGATTGGGTTTAGGTATTGACAGATTAGCCATGATATTAACTAATAGTTCCAGTATTAAAGAGGTatgtttgatttaattttctactttcattttcaaaaatatttatttttcttattattgtAGGTTTTATTATTTCCAGCTTTGAGACCTTTGAATTAAACTGTGAATTTAATAGTTATTACGTATTTAAAATTAGCATAGAAACGTCATGTATTACGTACGGGCTATAACCTAACTTTgtctgtattaataaaaaattgatttgcaaaaaagaaatactagTGCATTCGGTTCAATTGACGATCACTTCGTTGGTATATACGTTGTTTTTCTCATCTTcgcaaaattattatgtacggttaaaaaatttccattatagcgaaatgtattaaaatagCTATCAAGTATCATTTATGGTTTATTTTGTGATTATTTACATTATgaaatttcaagaaaatattattttttcatattataaaattaaggaaaagttaaataaaagaGATAGAATTTATCTGATTGTCTAGAAGTAGTACTTTAACTAggatttacttatttataagaTAGGTTATTTCAAACCtaaagtaaaaatcatatattatatattatatagaattctttgcagattctattataaaagaaattttatattatatgagaTATTAAagtactgaaaaaaaaaaccaaattgGATATTATCTGATTCAGaacatttattacaattaatttcttttatagttACACAGGATCCATctacttataagataggtcaccctcaggcctaaggtaaaaatcatatataaaattctttgcagatcctattataaaaggaaattttatgttatgttgttatgatttttttcctttttagctaattaaccaatagaatttaagaaaaaagtaaggtaaaaatcattagTAAAGGACTAATTTtctatagtaatttttattataagtaagcagaATCCTAGTTACACTCAAcattataatgtttattaaagtatttattaaatatttataaatagcaCTTATTAAATACAAGATATATTGAAAAAGTGCCTATAAGTgttaaattaaagtattaaaaaaatatttaaaaaaaatatttaaaaaattaaatactataaataataaaatattgcaatatttaagtattaatttttttattacttaataaatgtaaatttttaatacttattaaatacttttatttagtaaatacAAAACTCCATTTGATTAAACttcatgatattattattaaaatctattttatataGTCATAATCTACACACCTATTctcaaaaatcatattaaaaaaaaactatttctagttatagttatataaaaaaatatattaaattacttgatatttaataatcatataaaaatatactcATATAAGCTGATTTGTTTACTTtgcattaaaaagagttaatgactgatttgtaattttgtttgatgtttctaaaaaaaaaagaaaggaaatgtTAGAAatgtttcctaaaaaaaattaaaaaaagtaaattttgaacATGTTTAAACTTACCATTTCACTTTCTGAGATTGAATGctgaaaaaattatacaaaaaaaataggaaatgttaaaatgtttccttacaaaaaaaaattaaaaaaaaaattttttttaaaaaagttttaaagtgAATGTtttaaaacttaccattttgtTTTCTTGTCAAAAATACTgaaagacctaaaaaaaaaataaaggattattaaaaacatttcttataaaagtaaaaaaaattttttttattttagtaaagttttaaaacaAAACACTTTAAAACTTATCATCATTTCAGTTTCTTATTTCCTGAAGTCAAAACATCAAaaatcttacaaaaaaaaaaaagaaaacattaaaaacatttccttataataaagaattaacaaaaaaaaatttaaaaaagttttgaagcatTTTGCTTTGAAActtattattgtttttctGAAAGATAGttttagaaaagaaaaagagaatgggaaagaagaaagaaaaagaaaaggagtggagagaaaaaaaggaaagggaaAAAAGTAGAAGAAGagtttaaagataaatatgaaatttttgaaaaatggtaaataagtaatttatttgtttctttatattaatttcttacatttttttatactttcattaataattctttaaatcttCATAATCtcttaaatttactaaaatttaaatggataaaaattgaatctttgaatttataatataaattttcttttatttaattgaataaaatgtaTTAGCTTAATTAGGATCTCAGATAGTATCTCTTATAGAACTCACAACTaactttttgccaaaaaaccccaatttgctctttttttattttcagttttttgtgattatctcaGCATCTAGTAAACTGATTCatgcagaatttttttattttataaatcttaacaaaacaaaaaaaagttcacaTAAATTAGATCACTGAATGCCaagataattacaaaaaagtgaaatttattttaaaatttatgccaatttgctaaaaagatattttctgagttgtatatgtaatatttgagTCCTGCTTAATTAAGTACAGATTATCTTATTTAATTACTGTACCATTCTGCTAAAGAGAAGGAGAAAGAAGGAAGGAAAAGAAAGAGGAAAGGGAAAggtaaaagaaagaaatgggaaagaacaaaaaaaggaaaagtaaAAGTcgccaagaaaaaaaattaagctttttcttaaaaaaagtttaatttttttttattatactgcAGCTGAAGCTGTAGTAATTATTAAGcaatatcacatgatatacatgataaatatttttaagcttttttcctgaaattttttttttatttttttaatttaatgatagatgtatatatatatatatatatatctaataattttatgaaaaatccCTCTtctataaataagtaaaagctataaagtatttatagcAAAAGAACCATTGCTACTTCTTTCGCCTATTTATAGTGATAAAAAGAAGGAATCTTTAGTAGTAAgatttagtattaaattaaataacacaTCTGTCATATAGTTTGAATATACTGATAtgtttagtatattttatagtGTTAAAtaatgcatatttttttttttttgctaattgcagtgtatttaaaactttatta is part of the Rhizophagus irregularis chromosome 2, complete sequence genome and harbors:
- a CDS encoding Splicing factor 3B subunit 4, whose amino-acid sequence is MARPTEERNQDATVYIGNLDERCTEALIWELMLQAGPVVNVHLPKDRVTQTHQGYGFCEYMSEDDADYAIKIMNQIKLYGKPIRVNKATSDKKNLDVGASLFIGNLDPDVDEKMLYDTFSAFGVIVQTPKIARDPDTGNSKGYGFISYDNFDSSDAAIDAMNGQYLMNKPITVSYAFKKDGKGERHGSAAERLLAAQAKKNQSLPNRLFADVRPPTVPPPMIGVRAQIPASPQQINTGMSRPGIPPSIVSPTNVYGGYHAPGTNTQTTTQPPPRPSMMNGASVRPPPPPTFGTSAPNPNRPSFPPPLRPSGPYGQYQGSTPSGQAPNSQG